The Candidatus Dormiibacterota bacterium genome contains a region encoding:
- a CDS encoding DUF1036 domain-containing protein, whose translation MKTVALSFVFFAVVCAASILHPATARASFRLCNNSEEQVNASIGYKDMGHPGHNWFSRGWWVIAPGNCATAIGGDVPVRYMYVYAYTAGNARVWAGQYTFCTVSDEFEIWGPENDPCTGSTLSHFIEVDTHGQTDWTYTFE comes from the coding sequence TTGAAAACAGTAGCGTTATCTTTCGTCTTTTTTGCGGTCGTGTGTGCCGCGTCGATCCTGCACCCGGCGACGGCTCGCGCGAGCTTTCGACTCTGCAACAACTCCGAAGAACAAGTCAACGCCTCTATCGGCTACAAAGACATGGGTCACCCCGGCCACAACTGGTTCTCGCGCGGCTGGTGGGTCATCGCACCGGGAAACTGTGCGACGGCTATCGGCGGCGACGTTCCGGTCCGCTACATGTACGTTTACGCCTATACGGCCGGTAACGCGCGCGTCTGGGCGGGTCAGTACACCTTCTGTACGGTATCCGATGAGTTTGAAATCTGGGGCCCGGAGAACGACCCCTGTACGGGAAGCACGCTCTCCCATTTCATCGAGGTCGACACCCACGGCCAGACGGACTGGACCTATACGTTCGAATAA